GGCGTGACGACGACTTTGAAGATCATAATCAGATGATTATTATCGATGGTATTGGATAATGGTTTGGGAACACCCGTTTGGGAAGGCACTGCCTGCTCTTTGAACCGGATGCTTGATCAACGACGCCCGATCCCCTTTGCTCCCGGACCTCCTGGCGGCCACCAGATGCTCAAGATCATCTATGATGGGTGGGAGGTCGGATGTTGCGGTGTCCCGGAAGATATCGTATTTTACGAAGA
Above is a window of Methanofollis tationis DNA encoding:
- a CDS encoding HepT-like ribonuclease domain-containing protein; the encoded protein is MRNRLIHGYFFVKYDIFRDTATSDLPPIIDDLEHLVAARRSGSKGDRASLIKHPVQRAGSAFPNGCSQTIIQYHR